One Salmo trutta unplaced genomic scaffold, fSalTru1.1, whole genome shotgun sequence genomic window carries:
- the LOC115190087 gene encoding keratin-associated protein 6-2-like, whose translation MRHGLQYGLQLIMRYGLQYGLQYSLQLIMRYGLQYGLQYGLQLIMRDGLQYGLQLIMRYGLQYGLQYGLQLIMRYGLQYGLQLIMRDGLQYGLQLIMRCGLQYGLQLIMRYGLQYGLQLIMRHGLQYGLQYGLQLIV comes from the coding sequence atgaggcatGGTCTGCAGtacggtctgcagcttatcatgaggtatggtCTGCAGTACGGTCTGCAGTAcagtctgcagcttatcatgaggtatggtCTGCAGTACGGTCTGCAGtacggtctgcagcttatcatgagggaCGGTCTGcagtatggtctgcagcttatcatgaggtatggtCTGCAGTATGGTCTGcagtatggtctgcagcttatcatgaggtacggTCTGCAGTACGGTCTGCAGCTTATTATGAGGGATGGTCTGcagtatggtctgcagcttatcatgaggtgtGGTCtgcagtatggtctacagcttatcatgaggtatggtCTACAGtacggtctgcagcttatcatgaggcatGGTCTGCAGTATGGTCTGCAGTACGGTCTGCAACTTATCGTAAG